A window of Lentibacillus sp. Marseille-P4043 contains these coding sequences:
- a CDS encoding AbrB/MazE/SpoVT family DNA-binding domain-containing protein — protein sequence METNNHSGVYKMTVTAQKWGNSIGIRIPFRLADKYGIVKGTELDIRDTKNGIELTPKEKPTLDDLLAQCDGENPYEEFFSEPIGKEEL from the coding sequence ATGGAAACAAATAATCACAGTGGGGTGTATAAAATGACTGTTACTGCACAAAAATGGGGCAACAGCATTGGTATTCGTATACCTTTTAGACTAGCGGATAAATATGGAATTGTAAAAGGTACAGAGTTGGATATTCGTGATACGAAAAATGGCATTGAGTTAACACCAAAGGAAAAGCCAACATTAGATGATTTATTGGCACAATGTGATGGTGAAAACCCCTATGAAGAATTTTTCAGCGAACCGATAGGAAAGGAAGAATTGTAA
- a CDS encoding type II toxin-antitoxin system PemK/MazF family toxin has translation MQVPDRGDFIYLDFDLQTGTEQSDRRPAIVLSPEKFNRVTGYATVCPISGTKREWGFNIDIPDGFAVGGVVISDQVKNLDWKTRKAQIKGKAPNDLINKVVQVIHTYVYEEHQPDE, from the coding sequence ATGCAAGTTCCAGATCGAGGGGATTTTATTTATTTAGATTTTGACCTTCAAACAGGCACAGAGCAATCAGATCGCAGGCCAGCTATTGTGTTGTCTCCCGAAAAATTCAATCGGGTTACTGGTTATGCGACTGTTTGCCCTATTAGTGGAACCAAAAGAGAATGGGGTTTTAATATCGACATTCCAGACGGTTTTGCGGTCGGCGGAGTTGTCATTAGTGATCAAGTTAAAAATTTGGATTGGAAAACAAGAAAAGCACAAATAAAGGGGAAGGCACCTAACGATCTTATTAATAAAGTTGTTCAGGTGATACATACTTATGTGTATGAAGAACATCAGCCTGATGAATGA